A single genomic interval of Plantibacter sp. Leaf314 harbors:
- a CDS encoding ABC transporter permease, with translation MVRKLGLFVLTLWAAVTLNFLLPRLMPGSPTDAAIAKLAQNGPVSAATRAAIEAQLGVPGGNLWEQYVTYLHQVVTLDFGVSYTFFPQSVGELIWQAFPYTIILLGIVTIVAFILGTLIGVLAAWRRNTWLDALPTLTGTFASTFPYFWTALLLLFFAGYVLHWFPTSGAFGPTASPAFTWDFIVDVAYHAVLPALTILVTSLGGWIIGMRNAMINTLGDDYVTFAEANGLRGRTVAVKYAARNAILPNLTGFGLALGGVVGGSILVEQVFGYPGIGFLLFNAVIGQDYPLMQALFLLITVSVLVANFLVDILYGVLDPRTRR, from the coding sequence ATGGTGCGCAAACTCGGCCTCTTCGTCCTCACGTTGTGGGCGGCCGTCACGCTGAACTTCCTCCTGCCGCGGCTCATGCCCGGCTCCCCGACCGACGCCGCGATCGCGAAGCTCGCGCAGAACGGCCCCGTCTCCGCGGCGACGCGGGCGGCGATCGAGGCCCAGCTCGGTGTCCCCGGCGGCAACCTGTGGGAGCAGTACGTCACGTACCTCCACCAGGTCGTCACCCTCGACTTTGGGGTCTCGTACACCTTCTTCCCGCAGTCGGTCGGTGAGCTCATCTGGCAGGCGTTCCCGTACACGATCATCCTGCTCGGCATCGTCACGATCGTCGCGTTCATCCTCGGCACGCTCATCGGTGTGCTCGCGGCCTGGCGACGGAACACCTGGCTCGACGCCCTGCCGACCCTGACCGGCACCTTCGCGAGCACGTTCCCGTACTTCTGGACCGCGCTGCTCCTGCTGTTCTTCGCCGGGTACGTCCTCCACTGGTTCCCGACCTCGGGCGCCTTCGGACCGACGGCCTCGCCGGCCTTCACCTGGGACTTCATCGTCGACGTCGCGTACCACGCGGTGCTGCCGGCGCTGACGATCCTCGTCACCAGCCTCGGCGGGTGGATCATCGGCATGCGCAACGCGATGATCAACACCCTCGGTGACGACTACGTGACCTTCGCCGAGGCGAACGGACTCCGCGGTCGCACGGTCGCCGTCAAGTACGCGGCCCGCAACGCGATCCTCCCGAACCTCACCGGCTTCGGGCTCGCGCTCGGCGGTGTGGTCGGCGGCTCGATCCTCGTGGAGCAGGTGTTCGGATACCCCGGTATCGGCTTCCTCCTGTTCAACGCGGTGATCGGTCAGGACTACCCGCTCATGCAGGCGCTCTTCCTGCTCATCACGGTGAGCGTGCTCGTCGCCAACTTCCTCGTCGACATCCTGTACGGCGTACTCGACCCAAGGACCCGCCGATGA
- a CDS encoding ABC transporter substrate-binding protein, with the protein MTHTTHERTQVRRRRRLGAAAMIAAAALLVSGCSIQIKSEPDPSIPADTMLLASDKGTPMLERNFNPYLVNKRSASSYIYEPLVIINVLDGKETPWLAEQVDLPDARTIDYTIREGATWSDGEDFTPEDVKFTFDLIKQYPTLDQKGAWQHIDTVEVKGQHVIMHLLDDDAPAADIVSQTLIVPEHIWKDVKSPDTWRNPNPVGTGPYVLGNYTSQQYTMDKNETYWQADKIEVNHLVIPAATGELDIVTKGFDWAYSFLSNVEGTWGAANDHNKFWFPPGGVIGLVPNMDVAPFDNVDVRRGIALALDRDKIADAATEGYLGAAGQSSLMLPNQEDELDPTLPNQGMITQDTAGALEAFAAAGYTQQDGKLVDAAGKQFSFSITTANGYADWLRAVQEVRKELGALGIDVQIKQPQPPGYQQAIQSGTFEVAMGGMGNGIMFQGFNNSFNSEFAKPLGETTSSNFGRYRNPQMDALLAQYKATTDEATRLGLSHQMQQIVYSDFPVIGMYYGGLWGLYNDKKFTGWPDADNPYAPLQTYDQTPLLVFTHLKLRKDGE; encoded by the coding sequence ATGACGCACACGACGCACGAGCGGACCCAGGTCCGCAGGCGCAGACGACTCGGAGCGGCGGCGATGATCGCCGCGGCGGCCCTGCTCGTCTCCGGCTGCAGCATCCAGATCAAGAGTGAGCCGGATCCCTCGATCCCCGCCGACACGATGCTGCTGGCCTCCGACAAGGGCACCCCGATGCTCGAGCGGAACTTCAACCCCTACCTCGTGAACAAGCGCTCGGCCTCGAGCTACATCTACGAGCCCCTCGTGATCATCAACGTGCTCGACGGCAAGGAGACGCCGTGGCTCGCCGAGCAGGTCGACCTCCCCGATGCGCGCACGATCGACTACACGATCCGCGAGGGCGCGACCTGGTCGGACGGCGAGGACTTCACCCCTGAGGACGTCAAGTTCACCTTCGACCTCATCAAGCAGTACCCGACGCTCGACCAGAAGGGTGCCTGGCAGCACATCGACACGGTCGAGGTGAAGGGCCAGCACGTCATCATGCACCTGCTCGACGACGACGCCCCCGCGGCCGACATCGTCTCGCAGACGCTCATCGTCCCCGAGCACATCTGGAAGGACGTCAAGAGCCCCGACACCTGGCGGAACCCGAACCCGGTCGGTACCGGTCCGTACGTCCTCGGCAACTACACCTCGCAGCAGTACACGATGGACAAGAACGAGACGTACTGGCAGGCCGACAAGATCGAGGTCAACCACCTCGTGATCCCCGCGGCCACCGGCGAGCTCGACATCGTGACCAAGGGCTTCGACTGGGCGTACTCGTTCCTGTCGAACGTCGAAGGCACCTGGGGCGCGGCGAACGACCACAACAAGTTCTGGTTCCCGCCGGGAGGCGTGATCGGGCTCGTGCCCAACATGGACGTCGCCCCGTTCGACAACGTCGACGTCCGCCGCGGCATCGCCCTGGCACTCGACCGCGACAAGATCGCCGACGCGGCGACCGAGGGCTACCTCGGTGCCGCCGGCCAGTCGAGCCTCATGCTCCCCAACCAGGAGGACGAACTCGACCCGACCCTGCCGAACCAGGGCATGATCACCCAGGACACCGCCGGGGCCCTCGAGGCCTTCGCCGCCGCCGGGTACACGCAGCAGGACGGCAAGCTCGTCGACGCGGCGGGCAAGCAGTTCAGCTTCTCGATCACGACGGCCAACGGCTACGCCGACTGGCTGCGTGCGGTGCAGGAAGTCCGCAAGGAGCTCGGCGCCCTCGGCATCGACGTGCAGATCAAGCAGCCGCAGCCCCCGGGCTACCAGCAGGCCATCCAGAGCGGCACCTTCGAGGTCGCGATGGGCGGCATGGGCAACGGCATCATGTTCCAGGGCTTCAACAACAGCTTCAACAGCGAGTTCGCGAAGCCGCTCGGCGAGACGACGTCCAGCAACTTCGGTCGCTACCGGAACCCGCAGATGGACGCGCTGCTCGCCCAGTACAAGGCGACCACCGACGAGGCGACCCGCCTGGGGCTGAGCCACCAGATGCAGCAGATCGTCTACAGCGACTTCCCGGTCATCGGGATGTACTACGGCGGACTCTGGGGCCTCTACAACGACAAGAAGTTCACCGGCTGGCCCGACGCGGACAACCCGTACGCGCCGCTGCAGACCTACGACCAGACCCCGCTCCTCGTGTTCACGCACCTCAAGCTCCGGAAGGACGGTGAGTGA
- a CDS encoding LacI family DNA-binding transcriptional regulator → MTKPPTVYDVAHHAGVSIATVSRVLGRPDDVKPATRDKVLASVAELGYVPSGAARGLAARRTGVIGLFFQGLDAMDDLGDIALEGDEAAAGGARVVRDIPERTDTRTLNLYFDEVLRGCELESWRSGFALLVGVGRGSTATQTVRDMAGRVDGLMVLAGSASEEELARLSRHVPIVVMAGPRRGDDLDHVSVSNTEGMRTLTAHLIDDLGARELEYVSGSLGSPDDAERWSGFQAALTERSLDVPDAPTLRGDFTREGGRRVGRELFGRGVLPRAVVCANDQMALGVIDAARIAGVGVPDELIVTGFDGIDAGRLSTPRLTTVRQPMETLGRVSVQALTRRLAEPKLPAMSVRLPVEVLLRESSEPVTS, encoded by the coding sequence ATGACGAAACCGCCGACGGTCTACGACGTCGCGCACCACGCGGGCGTCTCCATCGCCACCGTCTCGCGGGTACTCGGCCGGCCGGACGACGTGAAGCCGGCCACTCGCGACAAGGTGCTGGCCTCGGTCGCGGAGCTCGGATACGTCCCGAGCGGTGCCGCCCGCGGACTCGCGGCCCGGCGCACGGGCGTCATCGGCCTGTTCTTCCAGGGGCTCGACGCCATGGACGATCTCGGCGACATCGCGCTCGAGGGTGACGAGGCCGCCGCCGGGGGAGCCCGCGTCGTCCGCGACATCCCCGAGCGGACCGACACGAGGACGCTCAACCTGTACTTCGACGAGGTCCTTCGCGGCTGCGAGCTCGAGTCCTGGCGGAGCGGCTTCGCGCTCCTCGTCGGGGTCGGCCGTGGGTCGACGGCGACGCAGACCGTGCGCGACATGGCGGGCCGGGTGGACGGGCTGATGGTCCTCGCCGGCAGTGCGAGCGAGGAGGAACTCGCGCGGCTGTCGCGTCACGTCCCGATCGTGGTCATGGCCGGACCCCGTCGCGGCGACGACCTCGACCACGTCTCGGTCAGCAACACCGAGGGCATGCGGACCCTCACGGCGCACCTCATCGACGACCTGGGCGCCCGCGAGCTCGAGTACGTGTCGGGGAGCCTCGGTTCGCCCGACGACGCGGAACGGTGGAGCGGCTTCCAGGCGGCCCTCACCGAGCGGTCGCTCGACGTCCCCGACGCGCCGACGCTGCGCGGTGACTTCACGCGGGAGGGCGGTCGCCGCGTGGGTCGGGAGCTGTTCGGTCGCGGCGTGCTGCCGCGCGCCGTGGTCTGCGCCAACGACCAGATGGCGCTCGGTGTCATCGACGCCGCCCGGATTGCCGGGGTGGGGGTTCCGGACGAGCTCATCGTCACCGGCTTCGACGGTATCGACGCCGGCCGCCTCTCGACCCCCCGGCTCACGACCGTGCGCCAGCCGATGGAGACCCTCGGCCGGGTCTCGGTGCAGGCGCTCACCCGCCGGCTGGCCGAACCGAAGCTCCCGGCGATGTCCGTCCGCCTGCCGGTCGAGGTCCTCCTCCGGGAGAGCTCCGAGCCGGTCACGTCCTGA
- a CDS encoding isocitrate lyase/phosphoenolpyruvate mutase family protein has translation MTDLQAKATLLNSLHQPGTPLIVTNVWDAITAKVVSEAPGVVALASASHSVSNVRGLEDGGGLDVDEAIAAAKIIVSAVDLPVTIDFEKGYADDAAGVRENVRRLIVEAGAVGINLEDSVGAAKAPQFPIEEAAARVAAARAGAEDAGVPLVINARVDTLAGDPEAWDEAVARANAYLEAGADVIFFLGLGTEELVAKAIEQVHGRISVIGYPGAVPLKRLAELGVSRVSFGPGTLGLTLAALQRAATGLTELGEYPEDLGFSFEL, from the coding sequence ATGACCGATCTGCAGGCGAAAGCCACCCTCCTCAACTCCCTCCACCAGCCGGGTACACCCCTCATCGTGACGAACGTGTGGGACGCCATCACCGCCAAGGTCGTCTCCGAGGCGCCCGGCGTGGTCGCCCTCGCCTCCGCGAGCCACTCCGTCTCGAACGTGCGCGGCCTCGAAGACGGCGGCGGACTCGACGTCGACGAGGCGATCGCCGCCGCGAAGATCATCGTGAGCGCCGTCGACCTGCCGGTGACGATCGACTTCGAGAAGGGCTACGCCGACGACGCCGCGGGTGTCCGCGAGAACGTCCGTCGCCTGATCGTCGAGGCCGGTGCCGTCGGCATCAACCTCGAGGACTCCGTCGGCGCGGCGAAGGCTCCGCAGTTCCCGATCGAGGAGGCCGCGGCCCGTGTCGCCGCCGCTCGTGCCGGAGCCGAGGACGCCGGTGTCCCGCTCGTCATCAACGCCCGCGTCGACACCCTCGCCGGCGACCCCGAGGCATGGGACGAGGCCGTCGCACGCGCCAACGCCTACCTCGAGGCGGGCGCCGACGTGATCTTCTTCCTCGGACTCGGCACGGAGGAGCTCGTCGCGAAGGCGATCGAGCAGGTCCACGGCCGCATCTCCGTCATCGGCTACCCGGGCGCCGTGCCGCTCAAGCGCCTGGCGGAGCTCGGCGTCTCCCGCGTCAGCTTCGGACCCGGCACGCTCGGCCTGACGCTCGCCGCCCTGCAGCGCGCCGCGACCGGCCTCACCGAGCTCGGCGAGTACCCCGAGGACCTCGGCTTCTCCTTCGAGCTCTAG